The Synchiropus splendidus isolate RoL2022-P1 chromosome 11, RoL_Sspl_1.0, whole genome shotgun sequence genome contains a region encoding:
- the glrbb gene encoding glycine receptor, beta b isoform X2 has translation MGIKRFAVFLLVLCLCLEAATAKEKGTKKGKKKGKQVYCPSQLSSEDLARVPANSTSNILNRLLISYDPRIRPNFKGIPVEDRVNIFINSFGSIQETTMDYRVNIFLRQRWNDPRLKLPQDFKSDSLTVDPKMFKCLWKPDLFFANEKSANFHDVTQENILLFIFRNGDVLISMRLSITLSCPLDLTLFPMDTQRCKMQLESFGYTTDDLQFMWQTGDPVQMDAIALPQFDIRQEDIDYGNCTKFYSGTGYYTCVEVIFTLRRQVGFYMMGVYAPTLLIVVLSWLSFWINPDASAARVPLVVYHLLHPIITPSLFGSLL, from the exons ATGGGCATTAAGAGGTTTGCTGTCTTCCTCCTGGTCCTCTGTCTTTGTCTAGAGGCAGCGACTGCCAAAGAAAAAGGCAcaaagaagggaaaaaagaaagggaAGCAGGTTTATTGTCCATC ACAGCTGTCATCTGAGGATCTGGCCCGAGTCCCCGCCAACTCAACCAGTAACATCTTGAACAGGTTACTGATCAGCTACGATCCCAGAATAAGGCCCAACTTCAAAG GCATTCCTGTGGAGGATCGAGTGAACATCTTCATCAACAGCTTTGGCTCCATCCAGGAAACTACAATG GATTATAGGGtcaacattttcctgcgacagCGCTGGAATGATCCACGCCTAAAGCTGCCCCAAGATTTCAAGTCTGATTCTCTGACAGTCGACCcaaagatgtttaaatgtctgtggAAACCCGATCTATTTTTCGCAAACGAAAAAAGTGCCAACTTCCACGACGTCACACAAGAGAATattctgcttttcatttttcGAAATGGGGATGTCCTCATCAGTATGAG GTTGTCCATCACCTTGTCTTGTCCCTTGGACCTGACGCTCTTCCCCATGGACACGCAGAGGTGCAAAATGCAACTTGAAAGCT TCGGATATACCACAGACGACCTGCAGTTCATGTGGCAGACTGGAGACCCAGTGCAGATGGACGCCATCGCTCTTCCTCAGTTCGACATCAGACAGGAAGATATTGATTATGGGAACTGCACCAAATTCTACTCAGGAACAG GGTACTACACTTGTGTGGAGGTCATTTTCACCCTCCGGAGACAGGTGGGCTTCTACATGATGGGTGTTTACGCCCCAACCTTGCTCATCGTGGTCCTCTCCTGGCTGTCCTTCTGGATCAACCCTGACGCCAGCGCTGCCAGAGTCCCGTTAG TTGTTTATCACCTCCTCCATCCCATCATCACTCCAAGTCTTTTTGGAAGCCTCCTCTGA
- the glrbb gene encoding glycine receptor, beta b isoform X1 → MGIKRFAVFLLVLCLCLEAATAKEKGTKKGKKKGKQVYCPSQLSSEDLARVPANSTSNILNRLLISYDPRIRPNFKGIPVEDRVNIFINSFGSIQETTMDYRVNIFLRQRWNDPRLKLPQDFKSDSLTVDPKMFKCLWKPDLFFANEKSANFHDVTQENILLFIFRNGDVLISMRLSITLSCPLDLTLFPMDTQRCKMQLESFGYTTDDLQFMWQTGDPVQMDAIALPQFDIRQEDIDYGNCTKFYSGTGYYTCVEVIFTLRRQVGFYMMGVYAPTLLIVVLSWLSFWINPDASAARVPLGILSVLSLSSECTSLASELPKVSYVKAIDIWLIACLLFGFASLVEYAVVQVMLNSPKRIEAEKAKIASKEKAAGKIPAARNNTVNGTGGTPLHVSTLHVAETRCKKVCTSKSDLRTNDFSIVGSLPRDFELSNFDCYGKPIETGGPLGKSQAKNHKKPPPPKPVIPSAAKRIDLYSRALFPFSFLFFNVIYWSIYL, encoded by the exons ATGGGCATTAAGAGGTTTGCTGTCTTCCTCCTGGTCCTCTGTCTTTGTCTAGAGGCAGCGACTGCCAAAGAAAAAGGCAcaaagaagggaaaaaagaaagggaAGCAGGTTTATTGTCCATC ACAGCTGTCATCTGAGGATCTGGCCCGAGTCCCCGCCAACTCAACCAGTAACATCTTGAACAGGTTACTGATCAGCTACGATCCCAGAATAAGGCCCAACTTCAAAG GCATTCCTGTGGAGGATCGAGTGAACATCTTCATCAACAGCTTTGGCTCCATCCAGGAAACTACAATG GATTATAGGGtcaacattttcctgcgacagCGCTGGAATGATCCACGCCTAAAGCTGCCCCAAGATTTCAAGTCTGATTCTCTGACAGTCGACCcaaagatgtttaaatgtctgtggAAACCCGATCTATTTTTCGCAAACGAAAAAAGTGCCAACTTCCACGACGTCACACAAGAGAATattctgcttttcatttttcGAAATGGGGATGTCCTCATCAGTATGAG GTTGTCCATCACCTTGTCTTGTCCCTTGGACCTGACGCTCTTCCCCATGGACACGCAGAGGTGCAAAATGCAACTTGAAAGCT TCGGATATACCACAGACGACCTGCAGTTCATGTGGCAGACTGGAGACCCAGTGCAGATGGACGCCATCGCTCTTCCTCAGTTCGACATCAGACAGGAAGATATTGATTATGGGAACTGCACCAAATTCTACTCAGGAACAG GGTACTACACTTGTGTGGAGGTCATTTTCACCCTCCGGAGACAGGTGGGCTTCTACATGATGGGTGTTTACGCCCCAACCTTGCTCATCGTGGTCCTCTCCTGGCTGTCCTTCTGGATCAACCCTGACGCCAGCGCTGCCAGAGTCCCGTTAG GCATCCTGTCCGTGCTGTCTCTCTCATCCGAGTGCACCTCTTTAGCGTCCGAGCTTCCTAAAGTGTCCTACGTGAAGGCCATCGACATCTGGCTCATCGCCTGCCTGCTGTTCGGCTTCGCCTCACTGGTGGAGTACGCTGTGGTCCAAGTGATGCTCAACAGCCCAAAGCGCATCGAGGCGGAGAAGGCCAAGATCGCGTCCAAGGAGAAGGCGGCGGGGAAGATCCCGGCTGCCAGGAACAACACGGTCAACGGGACCGGAGGGACGCCTCTGCATGTCAGCACGCTGCAT GTGGCAGAGACTCGCTGTAAGAAGGTCTGCACCTCTAAATCCGACCTACGGACCAACGATTTCAGCATCGTGGGCTCACTCCCGCGGGACTTTGAGCTGTCGAACTTTGACTGCTACGGGAAACCCATCGAAACCGGCGGGCCGCTCGGAAAATCCCAGGCAAAGAACCACAAGAAGCCGCCTCCTCCCAAACCGGTGATCCCCTCCGCTGCCAAGAGAATCGACCTCTACTCCCGAGCTCTCTTCCcgttctccttcctcttcttcaacgTCATCTACTGGTCTATCTACTTGTGA